The following coding sequences are from one Mycobacterium bourgelatii window:
- a CDS encoding fatty acyl-AMP ligase produces the protein MSVFTRELLAAAASSPRHLNGGTFVDPVRLSWRDVHEQAKRIGGGLAAMGVGRGGSVAVLATDAADVAPLAQAAWLRGVSLTMLQQPTPRTDPTVWLADTVRAIGLIKAVVVVVGDQFLAARDQLSAQRLVVCTVDSLRAAEPAEFDIEPDDADIALRQLTSGSTGVPKAVEISHGNLAASGIALRDGLDVDISTDVFVSWLPLSHDMGMIAFLCLPMHLGVELVSVPPDEFLRRPIVWTELISRYRGTTTAGPNFAYSVLARALQRADPSTIDLSSLRVAVNGAEPIDNRDVAEFCTVGARFGMRKAAVMPGYGLAEATLVVSLGAADDPAVFDKVSRQAVVEAHRALPSCGASEQVRHVVSVGTPVTGMEVRISRGGQPLPHREIGAIEVRGPSVAVNYLTSAGVVPLARDDGWFDTGDLGYLDEHGRLYVCGRAKDLIVLAGRNLYPHDIERAAETVDGVRKGCVIAVRVDGDPEGFAVLAEVHNADAEDERLRISRALTARVSRHVGHLPRHVLLFPAGRLPKTASGKLRRSSARELLPAPTSMSVVTK, from the coding sequence TTGAGCGTTTTCACTCGCGAGCTTCTTGCCGCTGCGGCGTCGTCACCACGTCACTTGAACGGGGGAACCTTCGTCGATCCGGTCCGGCTCAGCTGGCGGGATGTTCACGAGCAGGCGAAGCGGATAGGTGGTGGCCTGGCCGCGATGGGGGTCGGTCGCGGCGGTTCGGTCGCCGTGCTGGCCACCGATGCCGCAGACGTGGCGCCGCTGGCCCAGGCGGCTTGGCTGCGGGGTGTCTCGCTCACCATGCTGCAGCAACCGACGCCGCGCACCGATCCGACGGTCTGGCTGGCTGACACCGTGCGGGCAATCGGGTTGATCAAAGCTGTGGTGGTGGTCGTCGGCGACCAGTTCCTGGCCGCACGGGATCAGCTGTCCGCGCAGCGACTGGTCGTCTGCACCGTCGACTCCTTGCGTGCCGCCGAACCAGCCGAATTCGATATCGAACCCGACGACGCGGATATCGCATTGCGGCAGTTGACATCCGGATCAACCGGTGTGCCCAAGGCGGTCGAGATCAGCCACGGCAATCTTGCGGCGAGCGGCATCGCGCTGCGCGACGGACTGGACGTGGATATCAGCACCGACGTCTTCGTCAGCTGGCTCCCGCTCTCACATGACATGGGCATGATCGCCTTTTTGTGCCTGCCGATGCACCTGGGTGTCGAACTCGTGAGCGTCCCACCCGACGAGTTTCTCCGGCGTCCGATCGTCTGGACGGAATTGATCAGCAGATACCGCGGAACCACCACCGCGGGCCCCAACTTCGCCTACTCGGTGCTCGCCCGAGCGTTGCAGCGTGCCGATCCCAGCACCATCGACCTGTCGTCGCTTCGGGTCGCGGTCAACGGGGCCGAACCGATCGATAATCGTGATGTCGCCGAATTCTGCACCGTCGGTGCGCGTTTCGGTATGAGGAAAGCCGCCGTGATGCCCGGCTATGGGCTCGCGGAAGCCACGTTGGTCGTGTCGTTGGGCGCGGCCGATGACCCTGCGGTGTTTGACAAAGTCTCGCGCCAGGCGGTAGTGGAGGCGCACCGCGCGCTGCCCAGCTGCGGCGCTTCCGAGCAGGTGCGGCACGTCGTGAGCGTCGGGACACCCGTGACGGGCATGGAAGTGCGCATCAGCCGGGGCGGGCAACCATTGCCGCACAGGGAAATCGGTGCCATCGAAGTGCGCGGTCCTTCGGTCGCCGTGAACTATCTGACGTCGGCCGGTGTGGTGCCGTTGGCCCGGGATGACGGTTGGTTCGACACCGGTGACCTGGGCTATCTCGACGAGCATGGGCGGCTCTACGTCTGCGGCCGCGCCAAGGATCTCATCGTGCTCGCCGGTAGGAACCTGTACCCACACGACATCGAGCGCGCCGCCGAAACTGTCGACGGTGTGCGAAAAGGCTGTGTGATCGCCGTGCGTGTCGATGGCGATCCGGAGGGCTTCGCAGTACTCGCCGAAGTGCACAACGCAGACGCCGAGGATGAGCGGCTGCGGATCAGCCGCGCCCTCACCGCTCGGGTGAGCCGGCACGTTGGGCACCTCCCGCGCCATGTTCTGCTGTTCCCGGCGGGGAGGCTGCCCAAGACTGCGTCCGGCAAGCTGCGACGCAGTAGCGCACGCGAATTGCTGCCGGCGCCAACATCGATGTCTGTTGTGACCAAGTGA
- a CDS encoding methyltransferase → MTGTTSAKSRNAGPTGRSPATVPPPKLARLVERARHLLVRVHQRTFPPHAVMTEMIMNAWAAQAISAAVALGIADALADAPLRLDELAPRVNADPDALRRLLRALIGRGVFRQRRDGRYELNPLADTLRSSAPLSAAGLARMVGSPQHREVWSHLADAIRTGGAVFPAVHGTDAFDYLSREPELAEGFNRAMAETTAMAVPALMAAYSFDPYRTVADVGGGEGELLAAILSATPTARGILYDLPYAVVEAQSLLRQHGIADRVRVVAGSFFDSVPAGADIYVLKNVIHDWPDERAVEILRNIRAAAKIGTKILLIEFVIPHHNREYIGHLTDLEMLVTQAGRDRTAAEYRTLLERAGFRVTRVVPTASPFSIVEAILDDNVV, encoded by the coding sequence ATGACGGGCACCACGTCAGCGAAAAGCCGTAATGCCGGGCCAACGGGTCGATCTCCTGCGACGGTGCCACCCCCCAAGTTGGCCCGACTCGTCGAGCGTGCGCGCCATCTTCTCGTACGAGTTCATCAGCGAACCTTTCCGCCGCACGCGGTGATGACGGAGATGATTATGAATGCCTGGGCGGCACAGGCAATCTCAGCAGCCGTAGCGCTCGGCATCGCCGACGCCCTCGCCGATGCGCCGCTGCGACTCGACGAGTTGGCGCCCCGGGTCAACGCGGACCCTGACGCGCTGCGCCGACTGCTGCGGGCGTTGATCGGCCGCGGCGTGTTCCGTCAACGTCGTGACGGCCGTTACGAGCTGAACCCACTCGCGGACACCCTACGGTCCAGCGCGCCGTTGTCGGCTGCAGGACTGGCCCGGATGGTCGGCTCACCCCAACACCGCGAGGTGTGGAGCCATCTCGCCGACGCGATACGAACCGGTGGTGCGGTCTTCCCGGCCGTCCACGGTACGGACGCCTTCGATTACCTCAGTCGAGAGCCCGAACTCGCCGAGGGCTTCAACCGGGCCATGGCCGAAACCACCGCAATGGCAGTGCCCGCTTTGATGGCCGCCTATTCGTTCGACCCGTACCGCACCGTTGCTGACGTCGGCGGCGGGGAGGGCGAATTGTTGGCCGCAATCTTGTCGGCCACGCCGACTGCGCGGGGGATCCTCTACGACCTGCCCTATGCCGTCGTCGAGGCTCAATCGTTGTTGCGCCAGCATGGAATCGCGGATCGTGTCAGGGTGGTGGCGGGATCATTTTTCGACAGCGTGCCCGCGGGCGCCGACATCTACGTCTTGAAGAACGTGATTCATGACTGGCCCGACGAGCGAGCCGTCGAGATTCTGCGAAATATACGCGCGGCGGCCAAAATCGGCACCAAGATACTTCTGATCGAGTTTGTGATTCCGCATCATAATCGCGAATACATCGGTCACTTGACCGATCTGGAAATGCTGGTGACCCAGGCTGGGCGCGACCGCACCGCCGCGGAGTACCGCACCCTGCTCGAGCGCGCCGGGTTTCGGGTGACGCGGGTAGTGCCTACCGCGTCGCCCTTCTCCATTGTGGAGGCCATCCTGGATGACAACGTCGTTTAG
- a CDS encoding FAD-dependent monooxygenase: MGDTCDVIVIGAGPVGATAALLLADYSLKCIVVEARREPQRHPAAHVLSTRSMEIWREIGLERDIRRLSAPMHELRNILYCTSLVGPELGRVPLADLPRAQLDAIESVSPTRGAHLPQNAFEPLLWRALRDNARIELRTRWQYNFHTDAADGVSVTITDIISGMHRKLFARYVVAADGSASTVRRSLGVTMDGPVLQHMVSVHFSADLERFRHSRRGPVILTYTAKGLGAVMVHRQPQDLVFQIPYFPPVESLDDFPAAVCRRHILDAVGDADVVIEIKSIQSWTMHAQVADSFRVGRVFLAGDAAHRFPPTGGLGLNTGVADVHNLAWKLAWVICGRACKTLLDTYEQERRPVGIAVTTESVTNFDGLLEVIVALGIPRRSVHQLPRVVAAVPEWLPRRAVRALIRGFTTLGYQRLRLAQSPGRVGKRIRRRAAAVIAGQGPLYHSWGRDLGVRYRCGAVIDDGLPPASVDSQFRSPRMRAGGRLPHSWVEGRDGRVSTLDLVSRDELTLFVSVEGHTAWSAAAEGLPMSVILLGNDELGVFHTGIPGADPDALVVRPDGHIVAALHSDRDGTASLRRALAVVDAPSSAKVLAHE; encoded by the coding sequence ATGGGTGACACCTGCGATGTCATCGTCATCGGAGCCGGACCGGTGGGCGCCACGGCAGCATTGCTTCTCGCCGACTACAGCCTCAAATGCATTGTGGTGGAGGCACGTCGAGAACCACAGCGGCATCCCGCTGCGCACGTGCTCTCGACAAGATCGATGGAGATTTGGCGTGAGATCGGTCTGGAACGCGACATCCGACGGCTCAGCGCGCCGATGCACGAGCTGCGGAACATCTTGTACTGCACGAGCTTGGTGGGTCCCGAACTAGGACGGGTGCCGCTCGCCGACTTGCCCCGCGCACAGCTTGATGCCATCGAATCGGTCAGCCCCACCCGCGGCGCACACCTGCCGCAGAATGCCTTCGAACCGTTGCTGTGGCGGGCCTTGCGTGACAATGCGCGCATCGAGCTACGCACTAGGTGGCAGTACAACTTTCACACCGACGCCGCAGACGGCGTCTCAGTTACCATTACCGACATCATTAGCGGGATGCATCGAAAACTGTTCGCGCGCTATGTCGTTGCCGCGGATGGCTCGGCCAGCACCGTTCGCCGCTCACTAGGGGTGACGATGGACGGCCCGGTCCTCCAGCACATGGTGAGCGTGCACTTTTCCGCGGATCTCGAGCGTTTTCGCCATTCCCGCCGTGGTCCGGTGATCTTGACCTACACCGCCAAGGGGCTCGGCGCCGTCATGGTGCATCGACAACCACAAGACCTGGTATTTCAGATCCCCTACTTTCCGCCAGTCGAGTCGCTGGACGACTTTCCGGCCGCGGTCTGCCGCAGACACATCCTCGACGCCGTAGGTGACGCCGACGTCGTCATCGAGATCAAGTCGATCCAATCGTGGACGATGCATGCCCAGGTCGCCGACAGCTTTCGGGTTGGCCGAGTCTTCTTGGCCGGCGACGCCGCGCATCGGTTCCCGCCCACCGGGGGTCTCGGACTCAACACGGGAGTCGCCGATGTCCACAATCTGGCCTGGAAACTGGCCTGGGTCATCTGCGGCCGTGCCTGCAAGACTCTGCTGGACACGTATGAGCAGGAACGCCGTCCCGTCGGCATCGCTGTGACCACCGAGTCAGTGACGAACTTTGATGGGCTCTTGGAAGTCATTGTTGCGCTGGGCATTCCGCGGCGATCGGTCCATCAGCTGCCCCGAGTCGTCGCCGCTGTCCCGGAATGGCTCCCGCGGCGCGCAGTGCGTGCACTCATCCGCGGGTTCACCACGCTGGGGTATCAACGCCTTCGCCTCGCCCAGTCACCGGGTCGAGTCGGTAAGCGCATCCGGCGCCGCGCCGCAGCGGTCATCGCCGGACAAGGCCCGCTCTACCACAGCTGGGGGCGCGACCTCGGGGTTCGTTACCGGTGCGGCGCCGTGATCGACGACGGGCTGCCTCCGGCAAGCGTTGACTCACAGTTCCGTTCGCCGCGTATGCGTGCGGGCGGCCGACTGCCGCACAGTTGGGTCGAGGGCCGCGATGGACGGGTGTCGACACTGGATCTGGTCAGTCGCGATGAACTTACGCTGTTCGTGTCGGTCGAGGGACACACCGCGTGGTCTGCTGCCGCCGAGGGACTTCCGATGTCGGTGATTCTGCTTGGCAATGATGAGCTCGGCGTGTTTCACACCGGAATCCCGGGGGCGGATCCCGACGCTCTCGTCGTGCGCCCGGACGGCCACATCGTCGCCGCTCTACATTCGGACCGGGACGGCACGGCGTCGTTGCGACGAGCACTGGCAGTCGTCGACGCGCCATCCTCGGCGAAGGTGCTAGCGCATGAATGA
- a CDS encoding MMPL family transporter encodes MPSAAARTGGTLHRIALAAIAAPRRILAAAALLMVASAIFGSPVAEVLSAGGFTDPASESARAANILASKFDQSDLALLITVTADAGVNSPAATQTAADILAVLKNSPDAVGVTSRWTAPEAAAPALTSTDGKTGVIMAGLRGGDAKYPKIAREIVDRFPPERSSVVVRAGGALTYSEVDEQTKRDLVSMESIAIPVSFVALVWVFGGVLTAALPMMIGMFAILGSLAVLRLIALFTDVSVYAINLTVAMGLALAVDYSLLIVSRYRDEIADGATPNRALVCAMSTAGRTVVFSALTVALSMSALVLFPNYYLRSFAYAGVAVVVLAATAAIVITPAAIALLGRRLDALDVRRLIGRAVRRSTTPTMRPIERSFWYRTAHFVMNHAVAVSVTLIAVLLLLGAPFLGVKWGFPDDRVLPATASSRQVGDLLREKFVVNPMSNVTVVIPEMSPDSNRELGTYAAQLSQVPHVSAVSSPSGTFVAGHLTGPPTAPTGLADGTAFLTIQSNAVLYSDASTSQLRALHAVPGPAGRPVLFTGLPQNNVDSVASITSRLPLVLGVIVVITFAVLFLITGSVVLPPKALVLNVLSLTATFGALVWVFQDGHLGALGTTATGTLVANLPVLMFCIAFGLSMDYEVFLLSRIREFWLLRGNTSQDSDESVALGLARTGRVVTAAALLMTISFAALLTSQVTFVKMLGLGLAIAVLVDATIVRMLLLPALMRLLGRINWWAPAPLTRLHQRIGLAEGPDRMERGQTQELS; translated from the coding sequence GTGCCGTCCGCCGCAGCACGGACCGGGGGAACCCTGCACCGGATCGCGCTAGCCGCTATCGCGGCACCCAGGCGAATCCTCGCGGCGGCGGCTTTGCTGATGGTGGCCAGTGCGATATTCGGCTCGCCCGTCGCCGAGGTGCTCTCCGCAGGCGGATTCACCGATCCGGCATCGGAATCGGCTCGAGCGGCGAACATTCTGGCGAGCAAGTTCGATCAGAGCGACCTGGCGCTGCTGATTACCGTGACCGCCGATGCCGGGGTGAATAGCCCAGCGGCGACGCAGACGGCAGCCGACATCCTGGCCGTGTTGAAGAACTCGCCCGACGCCGTCGGCGTGACTTCGCGGTGGACCGCACCGGAGGCGGCAGCGCCGGCTCTGACGAGCACGGACGGCAAGACTGGCGTCATCATGGCGGGGTTGCGGGGCGGGGATGCCAAGTACCCCAAGATTGCACGCGAAATCGTCGATCGGTTCCCGCCCGAACGGAGCAGCGTCGTCGTCCGCGCCGGTGGCGCGTTGACCTACTCCGAGGTCGACGAGCAAACCAAGCGCGATCTCGTGTCCATGGAATCGATCGCAATCCCCGTCAGCTTTGTCGCACTGGTGTGGGTGTTCGGCGGTGTGCTCACGGCGGCTCTACCCATGATGATCGGCATGTTCGCCATCCTGGGTTCGCTGGCCGTGCTGCGCCTCATAGCGCTCTTCACCGACGTCTCGGTGTACGCGATAAATCTAACCGTCGCAATGGGTTTGGCTCTGGCGGTGGATTACTCGTTGCTCATCGTGAGCCGCTACCGTGATGAAATCGCCGACGGCGCAACGCCGAATCGAGCGCTGGTGTGCGCAATGAGCACCGCGGGTCGCACTGTCGTGTTCTCCGCCCTGACCGTTGCGCTGTCGATGAGCGCACTGGTTCTGTTCCCGAATTACTATCTGCGATCGTTTGCTTACGCGGGCGTCGCGGTCGTCGTCCTCGCCGCCACCGCCGCGATTGTCATAACACCGGCCGCCATCGCCTTACTTGGCCGCCGATTGGACGCGCTCGATGTACGGAGGTTGATCGGTCGAGCCGTACGCCGGTCGACTACGCCGACGATGCGCCCCATCGAGCGTTCGTTTTGGTACCGGACTGCTCACTTTGTCATGAATCACGCCGTCGCGGTCAGCGTCACGCTAATCGCCGTGCTGCTGTTGCTGGGAGCTCCGTTCCTCGGCGTCAAGTGGGGATTTCCCGATGACCGCGTGCTGCCTGCCACGGCGAGCTCGCGCCAGGTGGGTGATCTGCTTCGCGAAAAATTCGTGGTGAACCCGATGAGCAATGTCACCGTGGTGATCCCCGAGATGTCGCCCGACTCGAATCGTGAGTTGGGGACATATGCCGCACAACTGTCGCAAGTACCGCATGTCTCAGCGGTTTCCTCTCCGTCCGGCACGTTCGTTGCAGGCCATCTGACCGGACCGCCGACGGCGCCGACCGGTCTCGCCGACGGCACCGCGTTTCTCACCATTCAGAGCAACGCCGTCCTGTACTCGGATGCCTCCACCAGCCAGCTCCGTGCCTTGCACGCTGTGCCGGGGCCGGCGGGCCGGCCAGTTCTTTTCACGGGATTGCCGCAGAACAACGTCGACAGCGTCGCATCCATCACTTCACGGCTGCCGCTCGTGCTCGGAGTGATCGTGGTCATCACGTTCGCCGTCCTGTTTCTCATCACCGGCAGCGTCGTCCTTCCGCCTAAAGCGTTGGTACTGAACGTGCTTTCGCTGACCGCCACGTTCGGTGCCCTCGTCTGGGTATTCCAGGACGGCCACCTCGGCGCCCTGGGCACCACCGCGACCGGCACATTGGTCGCGAACTTGCCGGTGCTCATGTTCTGCATCGCATTCGGTCTTTCGATGGACTACGAAGTGTTCCTGTTGTCCCGAATTCGCGAGTTCTGGCTGCTGCGGGGCAACACCAGCCAGGACAGCGACGAAAGTGTCGCACTCGGCCTGGCCCGCACGGGGCGGGTGGTGACCGCCGCCGCATTGCTGATGACTATTTCCTTCGCCGCGCTGCTCACTTCCCAGGTCACTTTCGTCAAGATGCTCGGTCTGGGCCTTGCGATCGCCGTGCTGGTGGACGCCACGATCGTGCGCATGCTGCTGTTGCCCGCCCTCATGCGGCTGCTGGGTCGGATCAATTGGTGGGCACCCGCCCCGCTGACCCGCTTGCATCAGCGGATCGGACTCGCCGAGGGGCCTGATCGGATGGAACGTGGCCAGACACAGGAGCTCTCCTGA